A portion of the Sulfuricurvum kujiense DSM 16994 genome contains these proteins:
- a CDS encoding putative bifunctional diguanylate cyclase/phosphodiesterase: MSTIDFNQLFRLPKVPVFAEKNFNDHFLQADKVMLVLIVIQWFIATFITSITYDTYLYGFVGGGLITLILFWAYRTFKGTQVMRALMGVGMMLFSLIYIQQHLGRIEMHFHVFIALAILSLYKDIIPIVVAAATTIVHHFVFNFLQFYEVSLFGMPVMVFNYGCGMDIVILHGVFVIAEAMVIAYIVKLQMEHAIELNRTENQVLGLNEELTFASLHDSLTGLPNRHSLYTQMKLMVANANRYDRKFAVLFLDLDHFKNINDTLGHHVGDELLKAVAQKLNSIVRENDIVARIGGDEFIMILSDFNNAVTIEPVISKILDMFHQEWRIQSHFLRLSTSIGVSVYPDDSKDINELMKYADIAMYKAKSEGRDQFSFFTTTLNAKVHEEVAIANDMYRAFSDGEFELYYQPKIHIESGKIVGAEALIRWNHYQKGMISPDHFINIAENTGFILKLGTWIIEETAHTIKRLQDAGYDRVHISCNVSTRQFQNLNLYGEIKNAIQKNKINPKLLAIEITESVMLDYLEITLETLKKVKALGVNICMDDFGTGYSSLSYLRQLPIDSLKIDKSFVDDISCCEQNETILLNTIIAMGQTLNLHVIAEGVEEEYQMQYLKNRGCGYYQGYYFSRPVPEKTFFELLRTNYASSVTDGKSI, encoded by the coding sequence ATGAGTACTATAGATTTTAATCAATTATTCCGATTGCCGAAAGTTCCCGTATTTGCGGAAAAAAATTTTAACGACCATTTTTTACAAGCCGATAAAGTGATGTTGGTGTTGATCGTTATTCAGTGGTTTATAGCAACTTTTATTACCTCGATCACTTATGATACCTATTTGTACGGGTTTGTGGGGGGAGGGTTAATAACCCTTATCCTTTTTTGGGCTTATCGTACATTTAAGGGAACGCAGGTAATGCGTGCTTTAATGGGTGTAGGAATGATGCTCTTTTCGCTGATCTACATCCAACAGCATCTCGGACGTATCGAGATGCATTTTCATGTGTTCATCGCTTTGGCCATTCTGTCTCTCTATAAAGATATCATTCCTATTGTAGTAGCTGCGGCTACGACGATTGTTCATCATTTCGTATTTAATTTTTTGCAGTTCTACGAAGTTTCCCTTTTCGGTATGCCGGTAATGGTGTTTAACTACGGCTGCGGGATGGATATCGTCATTTTACACGGTGTTTTTGTTATTGCAGAGGCTATGGTGATCGCATACATCGTTAAATTGCAGATGGAACATGCCATCGAGCTCAACCGTACCGAAAACCAAGTTCTAGGCCTTAATGAAGAGCTTACTTTCGCCTCACTGCATGATTCGTTGACGGGGCTGCCTAATCGTCACAGTCTTTATACGCAGATGAAACTGATGGTAGCCAATGCCAATCGATACGACCGAAAATTTGCCGTCTTATTTTTAGATCTAGATCATTTTAAAAATATCAATGATACGCTCGGACATCATGTGGGTGATGAGCTTTTAAAAGCAGTTGCACAAAAATTAAATTCGATTGTCAGGGAAAATGATATTGTCGCCCGTATCGGCGGCGATGAGTTTATTATGATATTGAGCGACTTTAACAATGCGGTGACGATAGAACCCGTAATTTCGAAAATTCTGGATATGTTTCATCAAGAGTGGAGAATACAAAGCCATTTTCTTCGACTTTCTACCAGTATCGGTGTCTCGGTCTATCCCGATGATTCAAAAGATATCAATGAATTGATGAAATATGCGGATATCGCAATGTACAAAGCGAAATCGGAGGGACGTGATCAGTTTAGTTTTTTTACGACAACGCTGAACGCAAAAGTGCATGAAGAGGTTGCTATCGCCAATGATATGTATCGAGCATTTTCGGATGGTGAATTCGAACTTTATTATCAGCCGAAAATACATATCGAAAGCGGCAAGATTGTCGGAGCCGAAGCATTGATTCGATGGAACCATTATCAAAAAGGGATGATTTCTCCGGACCATTTTATTAACATTGCCGAAAATACCGGATTCATTTTAAAGCTCGGTACATGGATAATCGAAGAGACGGCACATACGATTAAACGGTTACAAGATGCGGGATATGACAGGGTACACATATCGTGCAATGTCTCGACGCGGCAATTTCAAAATCTCAATCTGTACGGAGAAATAAAAAACGCTATTCAAAAGAACAAAATTAATCCTAAGTTGCTGGCGATTGAAATAACCGAAAGTGTCATGTTGGATTATCTTGAAATAACATTGGAAACATTGAAAAAAGTAAAAGCATTGGGAGTCAATATCTGTATGGACGATTTCGGTACGGGCTATTCTTCGTTGTCGTATTTGCGTCAACTCCCTATCGATTCGTTGAAAATCGATAAAAGCTTTGTAGACGATATTTCTTGCTGTGAACAAAATGAAACTATTTTGCTCAATACCATCATCGCCATGGGCCAGACGCTTAATTTGCATGTCATAGCCGAAGGGGTGGAAGAGGAATATCAGATGCAATATCTCAAAAATCGCGGCTGCGGATATTATCAGGGATACTATTTTTCCAGACCGGTACCTGAAAAGACTTTTTTTGAATTGCTCCGAACCAATTATGCTTCATCTGTTACTGATGGAAAATCAATCTAA
- a CDS encoding SCO family protein, whose product MTKRIVLSAFFFIVMILVIPAVQTMLFAGHTTGKMVIDKELVAPYLQGSEKEMMLVFFGYVGCVKVCTPILQELDKLYDSKEFAKNKGNVDLMFVNLMPELEPDQPDLFAKSFNPSFKGVYLTQKQLMSLDRELGVYFSKSIGDTAEIDHSDNLYLVKKQKDGTLILKSIYSMHPLKSEMLISDIEKMSKEKK is encoded by the coding sequence ATGACTAAAAGAATAGTTCTTTCCGCTTTTTTCTTTATCGTAATGATTCTTGTCATTCCTGCAGTTCAAACAATGTTGTTTGCAGGGCATACGACAGGTAAAATGGTCATTGATAAAGAACTCGTCGCCCCTTATCTTCAAGGCTCGGAAAAAGAGATGATGCTGGTTTTTTTCGGATATGTAGGGTGTGTGAAAGTATGTACACCGATCTTGCAGGAGTTGGACAAACTGTACGATTCAAAAGAATTCGCCAAGAATAAAGGGAATGTTGATTTGATGTTTGTCAATTTAATGCCGGAATTAGAACCGGATCAGCCCGATCTATTCGCCAAATCATTTAATCCGTCATTTAAAGGGGTCTATTTGACCCAAAAACAGCTGATGAGTCTAGACAGAGAACTGGGGGTCTATTTTTCAAAAAGTATCGGAGATACTGCGGAGATCGATCACAGCGATAACCTTTATCTCGTAAAGAAACAAAAGGATGGAACCCTGATATTAAAATCAATTTATTCCATGCATCCGCTGAAGAGTGAAATGCTGATAAGCGATATAGAAAAAATGAGCAAAGAGAAAAAATGA
- a CDS encoding GGDEF domain-containing protein: MVIAVHAQETEKVRIALKWFYQYQFAGIVMAKEKGIYEKYGLDVDIIERDPKKNNVLQVANGEAEYGIADSSILLYRAQGYPLRVIASIFQHNPLVLLTRRDSGLLSPYDLKGKIVAYQQGLDDAAITAMLSFAGLEAGDYTHVPHDFGHKKLISGEVDAIESYITNEPFKYKKSGHDINILNPMSYGIDLYGDNLITTDQEIKNHPDRVKRFVLATIEGWQYAFNHTEESVMAIKRLNPKNDVDALWYEAGMTEQLIMPKVIPIGTTSQERFEVISNLYLSLGMAKEGTLNKALKDLIYNPNEKPNELKRYLYPLLGGVAFLSLIALFLYLNNKRLNFLVQKQTKELKEFSEHFQKMMEIQQNIIVLTGIDHPEYANPAFFEFTGYDSMEEFFKLHQSVHELFIPMDFYFHTGKIKPNQTWIEALNALSDNKRIVSMIDRHHIPHAFTLSIAPFDDQRYILSFSDISSTMQDFIDLGQKATHDPLTGAYNRTFLESNYDRIVQKIGYHQKELCVMMFDIDYFKKVNDTYGHNRGDNVLKYFVNVLNESIRNEDVLIRWGGEEFILLLAVESDEQALKVAEHLRHTIETAYFEEVEHITCSIGVTLHNFEEKIMQTIKRADEALYKAKSSGRNRVEIIAGTV, encoded by the coding sequence ATGGTCATAGCTGTACACGCTCAAGAGACCGAAAAAGTTCGAATCGCTTTAAAATGGTTTTACCAATACCAGTTTGCCGGTATTGTTATGGCCAAAGAAAAAGGGATATACGAAAAATATGGACTGGATGTTGATATTATTGAACGTGACCCGAAGAAAAATAATGTTCTACAGGTTGCAAACGGGGAAGCCGAATATGGGATTGCCGATTCGAGTATTCTTTTATACCGTGCACAAGGATATCCTCTCAGAGTTATCGCATCCATCTTTCAGCACAATCCGCTAGTCTTGCTAACACGTCGGGATTCGGGTCTTCTAAGCCCTTATGACCTTAAAGGGAAGATCGTCGCCTATCAGCAAGGATTAGACGATGCCGCAATCACTGCTATGCTCAGTTTTGCAGGGTTGGAGGCTGGGGATTATACCCATGTTCCTCATGATTTTGGGCATAAAAAACTAATCAGCGGTGAAGTCGATGCAATCGAATCATATATTACCAATGAGCCGTTTAAATATAAAAAAAGCGGACATGACATCAATATTTTGAATCCGATGAGTTACGGCATCGACCTTTATGGCGACAATCTTATTACTACCGATCAAGAGATTAAAAATCATCCCGATCGGGTCAAACGGTTTGTTTTGGCAACGATTGAGGGGTGGCAATACGCATTTAACCACACCGAAGAATCCGTCATGGCTATCAAAAGACTTAATCCTAAGAATGATGTGGATGCGCTATGGTATGAGGCCGGTATGACGGAACAGCTCATTATGCCAAAAGTTATCCCCATCGGAACAACCAGTCAGGAGCGTTTTGAGGTCATTTCCAATCTCTATCTCTCTTTGGGAATGGCAAAAGAGGGGACGTTAAACAAGGCTCTTAAAGACCTGATTTACAATCCTAATGAAAAGCCCAACGAATTAAAGCGCTATTTGTATCCTCTATTAGGCGGCGTTGCTTTTTTAAGCTTGATCGCGCTCTTTCTTTATCTCAACAACAAACGGCTTAATTTTCTTGTTCAAAAGCAAACAAAAGAACTTAAAGAGTTTTCCGAACATTTTCAAAAGATGATGGAAATTCAACAAAATATCATTGTGCTAACCGGTATCGATCATCCAGAATATGCAAATCCTGCTTTTTTCGAATTTACCGGCTATGACTCTATGGAAGAATTTTTCAAGCTGCATCAATCGGTACATGAACTTTTTATACCTATGGATTTTTATTTTCATACCGGAAAGATTAAACCCAATCAAACTTGGATTGAGGCTCTAAACGCACTTAGTGATAATAAGCGGATTGTCTCTATGATTGACCGTCACCATATTCCACATGCGTTTACGTTATCCATTGCCCCGTTTGATGATCAGCGCTATATTCTCAGTTTTAGCGACATCAGTTCAACCATGCAAGATTTTATCGACCTTGGTCAAAAAGCGACTCACGACCCTCTCACAGGAGCATATAACCGGACTTTTTTGGAAAGCAATTATGATCGAATTGTTCAGAAAATCGGCTACCATCAAAAAGAACTGTGTGTCATGATGTTCGATATCGATTATTTTAAAAAAGTTAATGATACCTATGGGCATAATCGGGGTGACAATGTTCTGAAATATTTTGTCAACGTACTTAATGAGTCTATCCGAAATGAAGATGTTCTCATCCGTTGGGGAGGAGAAGAATTTATTCTCCTGCTTGCCGTCGAATCAGATGAACAAGCACTCAAGGTTGCAGAAC